One stretch of Caldinitratiruptor microaerophilus DNA includes these proteins:
- a CDS encoding S1C family serine protease, producing MMERDGRRLSETIAAVAERVGRNVVQVRAETAQGSGLGSGILLGPAGEILTNAHVVAGRGDIRITFHDGVTRPGEVEALDRLYDLALVRTRPYIDSEVTLGGDDDLRPGHLVVAVGNPFGFGWTVTLGVVSATERMLGPLDGLIQTDAAINPGNSGGALVDLEGRVVGIPTAVLAAGQNLGFAIPAWQAALALEQFRRHGRAFHPYIGISGQTEVIDPALVRALDLPAGRGVAVLEVDPYGPAAGSGLEPLDLITAAGDQPTPTIAALRRVIRRTPVGTPLVLEVLRGSGLVRLSVVVGELPQRARR from the coding sequence ATGATGGAACGGGATGGCCGGCGGCTTTCGGAGACGATCGCCGCGGTGGCGGAGCGGGTGGGCCGAAACGTGGTGCAGGTCCGGGCGGAGACGGCGCAGGGCTCCGGCCTGGGCTCGGGTATCCTGCTCGGCCCGGCCGGGGAGATCCTCACCAACGCCCACGTGGTGGCCGGACGGGGAGACATCCGGATCACGTTCCACGACGGCGTGACGCGCCCGGGCGAGGTGGAGGCCCTTGACCGTCTGTACGACCTGGCCCTGGTGCGGACACGCCCCTACATCGACTCGGAGGTCACCCTGGGCGGAGACGACGATCTGCGCCCGGGCCACCTCGTGGTCGCGGTCGGCAACCCCTTCGGCTTCGGCTGGACGGTCACGCTCGGGGTGGTGAGCGCCACGGAGCGGATGCTCGGCCCCCTCGACGGCCTCATCCAGACGGACGCCGCGATCAATCCCGGCAACTCCGGCGGAGCGCTGGTCGACCTCGAGGGACGGGTCGTCGGCATCCCGACGGCCGTCCTGGCAGCCGGTCAGAACCTCGGCTTCGCCATCCCGGCCTGGCAGGCCGCACTGGCGCTCGAGCAGTTCCGGCGCCACGGGCGCGCCTTCCACCCGTACATCGGCATCAGCGGGCAGACGGAGGTCATCGACCCGGCCCTGGTCCGGGCCCTCGACCTGCCGGCCGGCCGCGGGGTCGCGGTGCTGGAGGTCGACCCCTACGGCCCGGCCGCCGGCTCCGGCCTGGAGCCCCTCGACCTGATCACGGCGGCAGGGGACCAGCCCACCCCCACCATCGCCGCCCTCCGGCGCGTCATCCGCCGCACCCCGGTCGGCACCCCCCTCGTCCTGGAGGTGCTGCGGGGCAGCGGGCTCGTGCGCCTCTCGGTCGTCGTGGGCGAACTGCCGCAGCGGGCGCGGCGGTAG
- a CDS encoding DUF58 domain-containing protein yields the protein MTAGFPGFSPDFEARLERLALRFRRPATGRWAGAQRSRAVGRGLAFADHRPYAEGDEPRLVDWRAYARHGRLYTRRFEEDRDRTVTLAVDVSASMDHGEGPSHKGLYARRLAAALAQVAVLRHLRVEVLCVRDGRLEPGPVVTARSGLPAAFRFLGGVREGGAARLGEVGALLRSRRTLILLSDLLEPDWERGTALLGGPGQAGAVLQVLAPDEWEPPLGGEVELVDAETGEVREVQLTPAGLAGYRCRLDAFLGAVRARCGRQGLTHAALNTATAVEEAVLRVLPATGLLDR from the coding sequence GTGACCGCCGGATTCCCCGGTTTTTCGCCGGACTTCGAGGCGCGGCTCGAGCGGCTCGCCCTCCGGTTCCGCCGCCCGGCGACAGGGCGCTGGGCGGGGGCCCAGCGGTCCCGGGCGGTCGGGCGCGGCCTGGCCTTTGCCGACCACCGTCCCTACGCGGAGGGCGACGAGCCCCGCCTCGTCGACTGGCGGGCCTACGCGCGCCACGGGCGCCTCTACACCCGCCGGTTCGAGGAGGATCGGGACCGCACGGTGACCCTGGCCGTCGACGTCAGCGCGTCCATGGACCACGGCGAGGGTCCCAGCCACAAGGGGCTCTACGCCCGGCGGCTGGCGGCGGCGCTGGCGCAGGTCGCCGTGCTCCGGCACCTGCGGGTCGAGGTGTTGTGCGTCCGGGACGGCCGGCTGGAGCCGGGGCCGGTCGTCACGGCGCGGTCAGGGCTGCCGGCGGCCTTCCGCTTCCTGGGCGGGGTGCGGGAGGGGGGCGCCGCGCGCCTCGGCGAGGTGGGGGCCCTCCTCCGTTCCCGCCGCACGCTCATCCTCCTCTCCGACCTGCTGGAGCCGGACTGGGAGCGTGGGACGGCCCTCCTGGGCGGGCCCGGGCAAGCCGGGGCGGTGCTGCAGGTCCTGGCTCCGGACGAGTGGGAGCCGCCCCTCGGCGGGGAGGTCGAACTGGTCGATGCCGAGACGGGCGAGGTGCGGGAGGTCCAGCTCACGCCGGCCGGCCTGGCCGGCTACCGGTGCCGGCTGGACGCCTTCCTGGGTGCCGTCCGGGCCCGCTGCGGCCGGCAGGGGCTGACCCACGCGGCGCTGAACACGGCCACGGCCGTGGAGGAGGCGGTGCTGCGGGTGCTTCCGGCCACGGGTCTCCTGGATCGGTGA
- a CDS encoding DUF3243 domain-containing protein, with protein sequence MEAIDSFEQWKEFLSRNVNIAREAGMSQGAMVDAATRIGEFLARNVDPKNREQRLLSEMWKVADEEEKRAIASTITKMVGDGQRH encoded by the coding sequence GTGGAGGCCATCGATTCCTTCGAACAGTGGAAGGAGTTCCTGTCCCGGAACGTGAACATCGCCCGGGAAGCGGGGATGTCGCAGGGCGCCATGGTCGACGCCGCGACGCGCATCGGCGAGTTCCTGGCAAGGAACGTGGACCCGAAGAACCGGGAGCAGCGGCTGCTCTCCGAGATGTGGAAGGTCGCCGACGAGGAGGAGAAGCGGGCCATCGCCTCCACCATCACCAAGATGGTGGGCGACGGGCAGCGGCACTAG
- a CDS encoding ammonium transporter — protein sequence MWRRFLFAGLLAAILALSALPAVVAAAEAVPDPSGAATGNVSDIAAATAGSPTPDEVAAQVGKNKAGINMMWVLLTGSLVFFMQAGFALVETGFTRAKNAAHTMTMNLMVFLVGALGFWLLGFPLMFGNFGAIGTLGGQPLLSGGLSIGGWNILGTSGWFLSGLAYDVTVVALFFFQMVFMDTAATIPTGAMAERVKFSAVVASTFFISMFLYPIYGNWVWGGGWLAQLGSKLGLGHGALDFAGSGVVHMIGGAAALAGAIVLGPRIGKYRADGTPNALPGHDIPMAVLGTIILFFGWFGFNPGSTLAGTDLRFSVVAVNTMLAGAAGGFAAMVYHWLRYGKPDPSMICNGALAGLVAITAPSAFVSPVGSVIIGLIAGVLVVESVLFIDRRLRIDDPVGAISVHFVNGAWGLLALGLFADGTYGAGLNGVDGPVTGLLYGGGAGQLLAQVIDIAVAAIWGVGVSYLFFKFWDAIAGMRVKQEDEVGGLDVPEMGVPAYPAFVLMPEPALAGGGPAAAGAAPAAAAAAGGTVVALRHPPSAEGAPLQKIEAMIRPERLEAVRQALYEAGARGMTVTEVQGAGLQRGVVGHYRGAVVESSLRPKVKIEVVVPATQTTRVVEALVGAARTGDVGDGKVFIYPLEDAVRVRTGERGEVAV from the coding sequence ATGTGGAGGCGGTTCCTGTTCGCCGGGCTGCTGGCGGCGATCCTGGCCCTGTCCGCCCTGCCGGCCGTGGTTGCCGCCGCGGAGGCGGTGCCGGACCCCAGCGGGGCAGCCACGGGCAACGTCAGCGACATCGCGGCGGCGACGGCCGGGTCCCCCACCCCGGACGAGGTCGCGGCGCAGGTGGGAAAGAACAAGGCCGGCATCAACATGATGTGGGTGCTCCTCACCGGCTCTCTCGTGTTCTTCATGCAGGCCGGCTTCGCCCTGGTGGAGACCGGGTTCACGCGGGCCAAGAACGCCGCCCACACCATGACGATGAACCTGATGGTCTTCCTGGTGGGCGCCCTGGGGTTCTGGCTGCTCGGGTTTCCGCTGATGTTCGGTAACTTCGGCGCCATCGGGACCCTGGGAGGCCAGCCCCTCCTGTCCGGGGGACTGAGCATCGGCGGCTGGAACATCCTCGGCACGAGCGGCTGGTTCCTGTCCGGGCTGGCTTATGACGTGACGGTCGTGGCGCTGTTCTTCTTCCAGATGGTCTTCATGGACACGGCCGCGACGATCCCGACCGGCGCGATGGCCGAGCGTGTCAAGTTTTCTGCCGTCGTGGCCAGCACGTTCTTCATCTCGATGTTCCTGTACCCGATCTACGGCAACTGGGTCTGGGGCGGCGGCTGGCTCGCGCAGCTCGGCTCGAAGCTCGGCCTCGGCCATGGCGCCCTGGACTTCGCCGGCTCCGGTGTGGTCCACATGATCGGCGGCGCCGCCGCCCTGGCGGGGGCCATCGTCCTGGGCCCGCGGATCGGCAAGTACCGCGCCGACGGCACCCCGAACGCGCTGCCCGGCCACGACATCCCCATGGCAGTGCTGGGCACGATCATCCTGTTCTTCGGCTGGTTCGGGTTCAACCCGGGCTCCACGCTGGCCGGAACGGACCTCCGCTTCTCCGTGGTGGCCGTCAACACCATGCTCGCAGGCGCCGCCGGTGGCTTCGCCGCCATGGTGTACCACTGGCTGCGTTACGGGAAGCCGGACCCCTCCATGATCTGCAACGGCGCCCTGGCGGGCCTGGTAGCCATCACCGCGCCCTCGGCCTTCGTCAGCCCGGTCGGCTCGGTCATCATCGGCCTCATCGCCGGCGTGCTCGTGGTGGAGTCGGTGCTCTTCATCGACCGGCGCCTGCGCATCGACGACCCGGTGGGCGCCATCAGCGTCCACTTCGTCAACGGCGCCTGGGGTCTCCTGGCGCTCGGCCTCTTCGCCGACGGCACCTACGGCGCCGGGCTGAACGGCGTCGACGGGCCGGTGACCGGCCTCCTGTACGGCGGGGGCGCCGGACAGCTCCTCGCCCAGGTGATCGACATCGCCGTCGCCGCCATCTGGGGCGTGGGGGTCTCGTACCTCTTCTTCAAGTTCTGGGATGCCATCGCCGGGATGCGGGTGAAGCAGGAGGACGAGGTCGGCGGCCTCGACGTCCCCGAGATGGGCGTTCCCGCCTACCCCGCCTTCGTGTTGATGCCCGAGCCGGCCCTCGCCGGCGGTGGGCCCGCGGCCGCCGGCGCCGCCCCCGCTGCCGCGGCGGCTGCTGGGGGGACCGTCGTCGCCCTGAGGCACCCGCCGTCGGCCGAGGGTGCGCCGCTCCAGAAGATCGAGGCCATGATCCGGCCGGAGCGGCTCGAGGCGGTCCGCCAGGCCCTGTACGAGGCCGGAGCCCGGGGCATGACGGTCACCGAGGTGCAGGGCGCCGGTCTGCAGCGGGGCGTGGTCGGCCACTACCGGGGGGCCGTCGTCGAGTCGTCGCTGCGGCCGAAGGTCAAGATCGAGGTCGTGGTGCCGGCCACGCAGACCACGCGGGTCGTGGAGGCGCTGGTCGGCGCCGCCCGGACCGGCGACGTGGGCGACGGCAAGGTCTTCATCTACCCCCTGGAGGACGCGGTCCGGGTCCGGACGGGAGAACGCGGCGAGGTGGCCGTGTGA
- a CDS encoding NAD(P)H-dependent flavin oxidoreductase: protein MIRTRLTELLGIEYPIIQGGLAYLARAELCAAVSRAGGLGQVTAATLGDPEALRQEIRRVRALTDRPFAVNFAMGHRPLEGHIDVALEEGVRIVTITGGNPEPYMRHIDQRVPGVRKLILVAGVRTAQKAESLGADAVIAVGFDGGGHLGREDIGTFALIPRIVEAVKIPVVASGGIVDGRGLAAALALGAEGIEMGTRFVAVAESPAHPAYKQRLLEAEPTDTVIVERSVGRPARVLRTAGAQRILDAEAAGATLEQLLPLISGQRNEKAAVGGDLEEGFVYAGQGVGLIRDVPTVAELMSRIVQEARETARRLHRVLGD, encoded by the coding sequence GTGATCCGCACGCGTCTCACCGAACTGCTCGGCATCGAGTACCCCATCATCCAGGGCGGGCTCGCCTATCTGGCCCGGGCCGAGCTCTGCGCGGCGGTGTCCCGGGCCGGCGGCCTCGGCCAGGTGACGGCCGCCACGCTGGGCGACCCGGAGGCTCTGCGGCAGGAGATCCGCCGGGTGCGGGCGCTCACGGACCGCCCGTTCGCCGTGAACTTCGCCATGGGGCACCGTCCGCTCGAAGGGCACATCGACGTCGCCCTCGAGGAGGGCGTCCGCATCGTCACCATCACGGGCGGCAACCCGGAGCCGTACATGCGTCACATCGACCAGCGGGTGCCGGGGGTGCGCAAGCTCATCCTGGTGGCCGGGGTGCGGACCGCGCAGAAGGCGGAGAGCCTGGGCGCCGACGCGGTCATCGCCGTGGGCTTCGACGGCGGCGGCCACCTGGGGCGCGAGGATATCGGCACGTTCGCCCTCATCCCGCGGATCGTGGAGGCCGTGAAGATCCCGGTGGTCGCCAGCGGCGGGATCGTCGACGGCCGTGGCCTGGCCGCCGCGCTGGCGCTGGGCGCCGAGGGCATCGAGATGGGGACCCGCTTCGTCGCCGTGGCGGAGAGCCCCGCCCACCCGGCGTACAAGCAGCGCCTCCTGGAGGCCGAACCCACCGACACGGTGATCGTGGAGCGCTCGGTGGGCCGGCCGGCCCGGGTGCTCCGGACGGCCGGGGCGCAGCGGATCCTGGACGCGGAGGCCGCCGGGGCGACCCTCGAGCAGCTCCTGCCCCTCATCTCCGGGCAGAGAAACGAGAAGGCCGCCGTCGGAGGCGACCTCGAGGAAGGCTTCGTCTACGCCGGGCAGGGCGTCGGTCTGATCCGCGACGTACCCACGGTGGCCGAGCTCATGAGCCGTATCGTCCAGGAGGCGCGCGAAACGGCGCGGCGCCTCCACCGTGTGCTGGGCGACTAG
- a CDS encoding ABC transporter ATP-binding protein, producing the protein MIRVQGLEKRYGRTQALDGLDLEVPEGAIYGFIGQNGAGKTTTLRILATLLVPDAGVAEIGGYHVVRRRMEVRRLIGYMPDFFGVYDDLRVSEYLEFYAGLQGIRGPRVRRLRDQLLELVDLADKRDEYVDSLSRGMQQRLCLARALIHDPAVLLLDEPASGLDPLARVEMRELLKELGRMGKTIVISSHILSELADMCTHIGMVHAGRLVRQGPVAQVLQESRGTARVLHVLRDAERAGAVLEEIEGVTGVTVEDGVVEFRFEGDAEGLAQVLAAVVSAGVPVVRFAEAGGTLEDVFLRLAREEVQA; encoded by the coding sequence GTGATCCGGGTGCAGGGGCTCGAGAAGCGGTACGGGCGCACGCAGGCCCTCGACGGGCTCGACCTGGAGGTGCCCGAGGGCGCCATCTACGGGTTCATCGGCCAGAACGGCGCCGGGAAGACGACGACCCTCCGCATCCTGGCGACCCTCCTGGTGCCGGACGCCGGCGTCGCGGAGATCGGCGGCTACCACGTGGTGCGGCGGCGCATGGAGGTTCGCCGGCTCATCGGTTACATGCCGGACTTCTTCGGCGTCTACGACGACCTCCGGGTCAGCGAGTACCTCGAGTTCTACGCCGGCCTGCAGGGCATCCGAGGCCCCCGGGTCCGCCGGCTGCGGGATCAGCTCCTCGAGCTGGTGGACCTTGCCGACAAGCGGGACGAGTACGTCGACAGCCTGTCGCGGGGCATGCAGCAACGCCTGTGCCTCGCCCGGGCCCTCATCCACGATCCGGCGGTGCTCCTTCTCGACGAGCCGGCGAGCGGGCTCGACCCCCTCGCCCGGGTCGAGATGCGCGAGCTGCTCAAGGAACTCGGCCGCATGGGCAAGACGATCGTCATCAGCTCGCACATCCTCTCCGAGCTGGCGGACATGTGCACCCACATCGGCATGGTGCACGCCGGGCGACTCGTGCGGCAGGGGCCGGTCGCACAGGTTCTGCAGGAGAGCCGCGGCACCGCACGGGTGCTGCACGTCCTGCGGGACGCGGAGCGCGCGGGGGCCGTGCTGGAGGAGATCGAGGGGGTCACCGGGGTCACGGTGGAGGACGGCGTGGTGGAGTTCCGCTTCGAGGGCGACGCCGAGGGCCTGGCGCAGGTCCTGGCGGCCGTGGTCTCGGCCGGCGTGCCGGTCGTGCGGTTCGCTGAGGCCGGCGGGACGCTGGAGGACGTCTTCCTCCGTCTGGCCCGGGAGGAGGTGCAGGCGTGA
- a CDS encoding GreA/GreB family elongation factor gives MAQPFAPGVIRVGCTVTLRVSRSGREGTIQWLISRGRTRVEEGVLGRRTRLARALLGRHVGEVLSPRESGGPYWLRVEAIEMPVGGREAADEEPAATLGLGGLTVRIGYAEAWDGVFPGDEEDSELEDGLDRPQEGRWEDGES, from the coding sequence ATGGCCCAGCCGTTTGCCCCCGGTGTCATCCGCGTCGGCTGCACGGTGACGCTGCGGGTTTCCCGCAGCGGGCGCGAGGGGACCATCCAGTGGCTCATCTCCCGGGGTCGCACCCGGGTCGAGGAAGGCGTCCTGGGCCGGCGGACCCGCCTGGCCCGGGCGCTTCTCGGGAGGCACGTGGGCGAGGTGCTCAGCCCCCGCGAGTCCGGGGGGCCGTACTGGCTCCGGGTCGAGGCGATCGAGATGCCGGTGGGGGGCCGGGAGGCGGCGGACGAGGAGCCGGCTGCCACGCTCGGCCTGGGCGGGCTGACCGTCCGGATCGGCTACGCGGAAGCCTGGGACGGCGTGTTTCCCGGCGACGAGGAGGACTCGGAGCTCGAGGACGGCCTCGACCGCCCGCAGGAGGGCCGCTGGGAGGACGGCGAGTCCTGA
- a CDS encoding ABC transporter permease codes for MKRWLLETWYGIRDGVGPLVGKELRARSRGWRPVAVVSAFLLALAAGVTGFLWLLSRSGWSGPNVGQQVFSALAIGYVLLLAFLTPALSVSSISGERERRTLDLLLVTRASPLGIALGKLAASVVYVLYLLLASLPAFAVVYLFGGVPLSMIGVVLAAAGFTALGYAALGQLLSALFRTTQRASVVAYFLTFVLVLGTPLLGVITRSVREARPDGPPEMGTPPVYTYTSPLAALTTVASPVNVPVPVLGGLLNELFRYGYGAVPVKYAFGVVRGTPYPAVASTRSFGLIGSARVAYVVAPPGGPGEVPKMREAWAPWVYHFAFSLLLMAASVVASAIRLGAGQGRWRLGRRARARSRPLEARA; via the coding sequence GTGAAGCGCTGGCTGCTCGAGACGTGGTACGGCATCCGGGACGGCGTCGGCCCGCTGGTGGGGAAGGAACTGCGGGCCCGCAGCCGGGGCTGGCGGCCGGTGGCGGTCGTGTCCGCGTTCTTGCTGGCCCTGGCGGCGGGTGTGACCGGTTTCCTGTGGCTTCTCAGCCGGAGCGGCTGGAGCGGGCCCAACGTCGGGCAGCAGGTGTTCTCGGCGCTTGCGATCGGCTACGTGCTGCTCCTGGCCTTCCTCACCCCTGCCCTCAGCGTGAGCAGCATCTCCGGTGAGCGGGAGCGCAGGACGCTGGACCTGCTGCTCGTCACCCGGGCGTCGCCGCTGGGCATCGCCCTCGGCAAGCTGGCCGCGTCGGTCGTGTACGTGCTGTACCTCCTGCTCGCCTCCCTGCCCGCCTTCGCGGTGGTCTACCTCTTCGGCGGGGTCCCGCTGTCCATGATCGGGGTGGTCCTGGCGGCAGCGGGCTTCACCGCGCTGGGGTACGCGGCGCTCGGGCAGCTCCTGTCCGCGCTCTTCCGCACGACCCAGCGGGCGTCGGTGGTGGCGTACTTCCTCACCTTCGTGCTGGTGTTGGGGACGCCGCTCCTCGGGGTCATCACCCGGTCGGTGCGGGAGGCGCGCCCGGACGGCCCCCCCGAGATGGGGACGCCGCCCGTGTACACGTACACCAGCCCTCTGGCGGCCCTCACCACCGTCGCTTCGCCGGTGAACGTCCCGGTGCCCGTGCTGGGCGGGCTCCTGAACGAACTGTTCCGGTACGGCTACGGCGCCGTGCCGGTGAAGTACGCGTTCGGGGTGGTCCGGGGCACCCCCTACCCGGCCGTGGCCTCGACCCGGAGCTTCGGCCTGATCGGCAGCGCCAGGGTGGCATACGTGGTGGCGCCACCGGGCGGGCCGGGTGAGGTGCCGAAGATGCGGGAGGCCTGGGCGCCCTGGGTGTACCACTTCGCGTTCAGCCTCCTCCTGATGGCCGCCTCGGTGGTGGCGAGCGCGATTCGCCTGGGCGCCGGGCAGGGTCGGTGGCGGCTCGGCCGGCGGGCACGGGCGCGGTCCCGTCCGCTGGAGGCACGAGCATGA
- a CDS encoding AAA family ATPase, with product MKRDETMPAAHPGTGEPGSPAALEATAARVRDRLERLTQAIRAVIVGQEEVIRQTLDALLAGGHVLLEGVPGLGKTLLVKTLAQVTGLGFGRVQFTPDLMPADITGSQIFDRETGRLRFEPGPVFTNLLLADEINRATPRTQSALLEAMQERAVTAGGSTHPLPSPFFVLATQNPIEQEGTYPLPEAQLDRFLFKILVPFPSEQELAEIARRTTGAADLQVGPVLTPGELEEAAALVRQVVVAPPVLEYAVRLVSATHPDRSPVEGVRRFVRYGSSPRGLQALVLGAKVAALRDGRWGASFADVRATALPALRHRLVLGYEAEAEGVSPDDLVRQILDEVRPERP from the coding sequence ATGAAGCGGGACGAGACGATGCCGGCCGCGCATCCGGGTACCGGCGAGCCGGGGAGCCCTGCGGCGCTGGAGGCGACGGCCGCCCGGGTGCGGGACCGGCTGGAGCGGCTCACGCAGGCCATCCGGGCGGTGATCGTGGGGCAGGAGGAGGTCATCCGCCAGACGCTGGACGCCCTGCTCGCCGGCGGGCACGTGCTCCTGGAGGGGGTGCCCGGGCTGGGCAAGACCCTCCTGGTCAAGACGCTGGCCCAGGTGACCGGCCTGGGGTTCGGTCGCGTCCAGTTCACCCCGGACCTCATGCCGGCGGACATCACCGGCTCGCAGATCTTCGACCGGGAGACCGGGCGCCTGCGCTTCGAGCCGGGCCCCGTGTTCACGAACCTCCTCCTGGCCGACGAGATCAACCGCGCCACCCCCCGCACCCAGAGCGCGCTCCTCGAGGCGATGCAGGAGCGGGCCGTCACCGCGGGGGGCAGCACGCACCCGCTGCCGAGCCCGTTCTTCGTCCTCGCCACCCAGAACCCGATCGAGCAGGAGGGTACCTATCCCCTGCCCGAGGCCCAGCTCGACCGCTTCCTTTTCAAGATCCTCGTCCCGTTCCCGTCCGAGCAGGAACTGGCGGAGATCGCCCGGCGCACCACCGGCGCGGCGGACCTGCAGGTCGGGCCGGTCCTCACGCCGGGCGAGCTCGAGGAGGCGGCCGCCCTCGTGCGCCAGGTGGTGGTGGCGCCGCCGGTGCTGGAGTACGCCGTCCGACTCGTGTCGGCCACGCATCCCGACCGCTCGCCGGTCGAGGGCGTTCGCCGCTTCGTGCGTTACGGATCGAGCCCCCGTGGCCTCCAGGCCCTCGTCCTGGGCGCCAAGGTGGCAGCGCTGCGCGACGGGCGGTGGGGTGCCTCCTTCGCCGATGTCCGGGCCACGGCGCTTCCCGCCCTGCGCCACCGGCTCGTGCTCGGCTACGAGGCAGAGGCCGAGGGGGTGAGCCCGGACGACCTCGTCCGGCAGATCCTGGACGAGGTGCGTCCGGAGAGGCCGTGA
- a CDS encoding DUF2103 domain-containing protein has product MPRFRSHKVKHEHSIIDGLRPVLDRMAACPAVHAVIPGTIRPVRAPRQLSVTVQYPTDTGLRLLARTGSAVQEIFLVTDDPAGTRQWLEAQGLVEREAPPEEPPPEPAHPSRQVVVRFDHDCARCGRRIAAGSRAVRIGQPPAEQYVHVRCFRAPAPPDRGRPR; this is encoded by the coding sequence ATGCCCAGGTTCCGAAGCCACAAGGTCAAGCACGAGCACAGCATCATCGACGGGCTCCGGCCGGTCCTCGACCGCATGGCCGCCTGCCCGGCGGTCCATGCCGTCATCCCCGGCACGATCCGCCCGGTTCGCGCCCCCCGCCAGCTCTCCGTCACCGTCCAGTACCCGACGGACACCGGCCTCCGCCTCCTGGCGCGCACGGGTTCGGCGGTCCAGGAGATCTTCCTCGTCACCGACGACCCCGCCGGCACCCGGCAGTGGCTCGAGGCACAGGGGCTGGTCGAACGGGAGGCACCCCCGGAGGAGCCCCCACCGGAGCCTGCCCACCCCTCGCGGCAGGTGGTGGTGCGCTTCGACCACGACTGCGCCCGCTGCGGCCGGCGGATCGCGGCGGGCAGCCGGGCCGTGCGAATCGGCCAGCCGCCCGCCGAGCAGTACGTCCACGTCCGGTGCTTCCGGGCCCCGGCGCCGCCGGATCGCGGCCGGCCGCGCTAG